A single Alteribacter lacisalsi DNA region contains:
- a CDS encoding penicillin-binding transpeptidase domain-containing protein translates to MIHNVRKIGLSAAAVSLMFVSACSDDEESFDLKNPDSVVESYTAAWENRDGERMADELNPDDLEEVTASEIDRAFNEIGETLGISSLTVTFESQRHIWEADEEEAEGEQETEPLTSLTYPVTIEMETMLGARDYRTDVYLTRSGEDEEWLVEWQADHIFTGMQEVTDRLELVTTGATSITRGEIFDRNGEGLAVNGEYVDVGFRFDRIKNLDEEVEKAAEILAMEESELKSRATYYEDDPDWFSPVMSMPMSDPRVEELQEAEIPGLLTSVQEGGRVYPYSYAAAHLTGFLTEIRADELEEAEWEGYHTHSLTAADGLEKYYEERLRGQLGEEMTIVDENGNYRELLTSTDPQDGEEIHLTINAGLQRSLADAMGDEAGSAVVMDPATGEVLALVSRPYYDPNQSYLGTSSRERERWMSDERGVITARFAQRYVPGSVVKPLTAAIGLEEGTLDPDEIIRIEGRDWQPEGDGWGDFRVRRVEEHTEDVDLRSAMLYSDNIYFAQQALEFGADTMEEWAEAFGFGKEVGLDFHITPSQLSNDELNRETLLADTAYGQGEMLMSTVHLASLYTMFVNGGDLVYPVLDLNETAETDTAIISSGTAETILETLYAVTEDRNGTAYRSNPGHSFRLAGKTGTAQLDGAEEDEEAEGDTIGWYVSTDAEDYIVAMMIEDETGGTVVDRVNDFWSRIE, encoded by the coding sequence ATGATACATAATGTGAGAAAAATAGGACTGTCTGCTGCGGCAGTCAGTTTAATGTTTGTTTCCGCCTGTTCCGATGACGAGGAATCTTTTGATCTAAAGAATCCCGACAGTGTGGTGGAAAGCTACACGGCAGCCTGGGAAAATCGCGACGGGGAACGGATGGCGGACGAACTGAATCCGGATGATTTGGAGGAAGTAACCGCGTCGGAAATCGACCGCGCGTTTAATGAGATTGGTGAAACTCTTGGTATTTCATCACTTACGGTAACCTTCGAAAGTCAGCGGCATATCTGGGAAGCAGATGAAGAAGAGGCAGAAGGTGAGCAGGAAACAGAACCATTAACATCCCTTACATACCCGGTCACGATTGAAATGGAGACGATGCTGGGGGCACGGGACTACCGTACTGATGTGTATCTGACCCGAAGCGGAGAAGACGAAGAATGGCTGGTTGAATGGCAGGCTGATCACATTTTTACCGGTATGCAGGAGGTCACGGACCGGCTTGAACTGGTAACAACCGGGGCCACCAGTATTACCAGAGGGGAGATTTTTGACCGGAACGGAGAAGGTCTCGCGGTGAACGGGGAATATGTGGATGTTGGCTTCCGTTTTGACCGCATTAAAAACCTGGATGAAGAAGTGGAGAAAGCCGCTGAGATTCTGGCGATGGAAGAGTCAGAATTGAAATCACGGGCCACATATTATGAAGATGATCCGGACTGGTTTTCACCGGTCATGAGCATGCCGATGAGCGATCCGAGAGTGGAAGAACTTCAGGAGGCGGAAATTCCGGGACTGCTGACATCCGTTCAGGAGGGCGGCAGAGTTTATCCATACTCCTATGCTGCTGCACATCTCACAGGTTTTCTTACGGAAATCAGAGCCGATGAACTGGAGGAAGCAGAATGGGAGGGCTACCACACTCACAGCCTGACAGCCGCTGACGGTCTGGAAAAATACTATGAAGAGCGCCTCCGCGGTCAGCTTGGAGAAGAAATGACGATCGTGGACGAGAACGGAAATTACCGTGAGCTTCTTACAAGCACAGACCCTCAGGATGGTGAAGAGATTCACCTTACCATAAACGCCGGCCTGCAGCGCTCTCTTGCTGACGCCATGGGGGACGAAGCAGGATCAGCTGTCGTGATGGATCCGGCAACCGGGGAGGTACTTGCTCTCGTAAGCCGTCCCTATTATGATCCGAACCAATCTTATCTTGGAACCTCGTCCCGGGAGCGGGAACGGTGGATGAGTGATGAGCGCGGCGTCATTACGGCCCGTTTTGCCCAGCGGTATGTACCGGGTTCTGTCGTTAAGCCATTAACAGCTGCCATCGGCCTGGAGGAAGGGACGCTTGATCCTGACGAAATCATCCGGATCGAGGGCAGAGACTGGCAGCCGGAAGGGGACGGCTGGGGCGATTTCAGAGTCAGACGGGTGGAGGAACATACAGAAGATGTTGATTTGAGATCGGCGATGCTCTACTCTGACAATATTTATTTTGCCCAGCAGGCACTAGAATTCGGGGCAGATACGATGGAGGAATGGGCAGAAGCATTCGGGTTTGGCAAGGAGGTCGGTTTGGATTTCCACATTACCCCCTCGCAGCTTTCAAATGACGAACTGAACCGGGAGACTCTCCTTGCCGATACGGCTTACGGACAGGGGGAAATGCTCATGTCCACTGTACATCTGGCTTCACTGTACACAATGTTTGTTAATGGAGGGGACCTCGTGTACCCCGTACTGGACCTGAATGAGACGGCTGAAACAGATACGGCCATCATATCATCGGGCACAGCCGAGACGATTCTCGAGACGCTGTATGCTGTTACAGAAGACCGGAATGGAACTGCCTACCGATCCAATCCGGGACACAGTTTCAGACTGGCAGGAAAAACAGGAACAGCCCAGCTGGACGGGGCTGAGGAAGATGAAGAGGCTGAAGGTGACACCATCGGCTGGTATGTAAGCACCGATGCAGAGGATTATATCGTCGCCATGATGATTGAAGATGAAACGGGCGGCACGGTCGTAGACCGGGTGAACGATTTCTGGTCCCGAATCGAATGA
- a CDS encoding cell wall-binding repeat-containing protein, translating to MKGRKSKQIFSVMMAVLLLFSNFAFMGGQAQAEGGLGLQDKQEGPYDDNLGELDVTNAADEYFAEDDEVRVIVEVSEPAIQTAISSGVSFSDLPESEQIALHENALATQEAVKSEISSTSVDIEYFESFTTVVNGFSAAVKYGDIDRLHRLSGVESVEIVNEYERPEMQPEMVTSKEMIRAYSTWDNFGYDGEGMVIGIIDSGIDPWHQDMVLSEGNEFKIDEELVESLDIPGIWFSDKVPYGYNYIDHSNEVLEVPRGSSHGMHVAGTAGANGDEDNGGIKGVAPEAQLLGLKVFSNDPLIPTTYGDIYVAALDDAIKLGVDVLNLSLGSTAGFVNPDNHEQKAVMRAKESGVAVTISAGNSAHFGNGFSWPLASNPDIGVTGAPSVSEASTGVASSENTYLQMEAMNYVAGEDEGVIPFLLANDYEPSEVLDGDLEVVYAGYGGPSRDDNAYPVDDFADIDVEGKVALIERGQIPFVDKALNAQEAGAAAVIIFNNASGYIAMASSDAITIPQIGISRADGHLLRDALEAGEDVTVAFEGEEELAPNPDAGKLSNFTSWGLTPNLDFKPEITAPGGNILSTIQGGGYGLMSGTSMAAPHVAGGNALILERVDTEFGYEGYDRVQMAKNLLMNTAVPKEDLGLVNTAFGWELPYSPRRQGAGEMDLHAANETPAAVVDPETGEGKVALRQVNDEVSFDLELHNFSEDELTYDLSAVLQTDFVAYGELGWEPDTLEAMPVDNVDVYTHVNGDAADSLTVAGNGTATVTVEFDLSDAMHYDLATDSYVAVADSFENGYFIEGFVSFEDPTDTNPELSVPFVGFNGDWGAVPIFDEDGFYQPLYGVEINTLFGAGSKNFDGYHAFNPELGDVFPIITLLRNARTVEFNVLSEDEDKLRTIRTQNYVRKNFYDRGAGQPIHQFTAAAWDGTVSGNQVEDGAYYYELRGVADFPGAEYQSFKIPTLVDTVAPEVEASFDEDTHTIHWTATDSGSGVSSFIVTINGEPVSELPIPAVEGQEEYSLEIDGLPNRADIEVMAFDFAGNMDSDVVEGLGDRDSLAPIIYIDSPDLLAAYATHDIPVAGYIAGGAELTEFTVNGQDIDVTYNSTEQVYEFNSTVNVGEDDVHDIFFKAVDENDREFTLNRQIFVDTEAPHIHVDVPAITTADSVTMDLTLMDNFDELRLYVDDSEVFFHELVAPYEKRALEVDLEHTVSLNQGVNTFELRAVDIAGNETVEHVSVNKVDEAADAVNRLYGENRLETAVEISQAGWDAADTVVISNSNSYADSITGAPLAYHYDAPVLLTRTNALSAGVLSEIDRLGADHAIVLGGEAAVGAGVIAQLEAQGLSVDRIAGENRYETAEEIAYHLDQHRDIDNAVVVNRGNFPDALSVAPFAAAHGMPILLANEERVPESTLRMINRFNVDTTYVIGGETVLGDDVFNSLPSAHRLSGANRYDTNVEVLNYFGTDSDEVFVATGRNFADALAGSSLAAKHGAGIVLAGGSLTAATESYLSDLNFNQVTIFGGPHAVSEAVEAELVAIVQEKLHY from the coding sequence TTGAAAGGTAGAAAAAGCAAACAGATTTTCAGCGTAATGATGGCTGTTCTTCTTCTGTTCTCAAACTTTGCATTCATGGGTGGACAGGCTCAGGCAGAAGGCGGTCTCGGACTTCAGGATAAACAGGAAGGCCCTTACGATGACAACTTAGGTGAACTTGATGTAACGAATGCGGCGGATGAATATTTCGCGGAAGACGATGAAGTAAGGGTTATTGTAGAAGTGAGCGAGCCTGCGATCCAGACAGCGATCAGCAGCGGCGTAAGCTTCTCTGATCTTCCTGAATCCGAGCAGATTGCTCTTCATGAGAATGCTCTCGCAACTCAGGAAGCAGTAAAATCCGAAATCAGCTCAACAAGTGTTGATATCGAGTATTTTGAAAGCTTCACAACTGTTGTCAATGGGTTTAGTGCAGCAGTTAAATACGGTGACATTGATCGCTTACATAGATTGAGCGGTGTTGAGAGTGTCGAAATCGTAAACGAATACGAGCGTCCGGAAATGCAGCCGGAAATGGTAACAAGTAAGGAAATGATCCGTGCCTACTCAACGTGGGATAACTTCGGTTACGACGGTGAAGGTATGGTTATCGGGATCATTGACAGTGGGATTGACCCATGGCACCAGGATATGGTCCTGAGTGAAGGCAACGAGTTCAAGATTGATGAAGAGCTTGTTGAATCGCTCGACATACCAGGGATCTGGTTCAGTGATAAAGTTCCTTACGGTTACAACTACATCGATCACAGCAACGAAGTCCTTGAAGTGCCACGCGGCAGCAGCCATGGTATGCACGTTGCAGGTACTGCAGGTGCTAACGGCGATGAAGACAACGGCGGAATCAAAGGGGTAGCCCCTGAAGCCCAGCTTCTTGGTCTTAAAGTATTCTCAAACGACCCGCTGATTCCAACGACGTATGGTGATATTTACGTTGCAGCACTTGATGACGCCATCAAGCTTGGTGTTGACGTACTTAACCTCAGCCTTGGTTCAACAGCCGGTTTTGTAAACCCTGACAACCATGAGCAGAAAGCAGTTATGCGTGCGAAAGAAAGCGGCGTTGCCGTAACGATTTCCGCAGGTAACTCTGCCCACTTCGGTAACGGGTTCTCATGGCCATTGGCTTCCAACCCGGATATCGGTGTAACAGGTGCACCATCTGTTTCCGAAGCTTCCACTGGTGTTGCTTCAAGTGAAAACACTTACCTTCAGATGGAGGCAATGAACTACGTTGCCGGCGAAGATGAAGGTGTGATTCCATTCCTGCTTGCAAACGACTACGAGCCGAGCGAAGTACTCGACGGCGACCTTGAAGTTGTTTATGCAGGTTACGGCGGTCCTTCACGTGATGACAACGCGTATCCGGTAGATGACTTTGCCGACATTGACGTTGAAGGAAAAGTTGCGCTGATTGAGCGTGGACAGATTCCTTTTGTTGATAAAGCCCTCAACGCCCAGGAAGCTGGCGCAGCAGCGGTCATTATCTTCAATAACGCAAGCGGCTATATCGCAATGGCGTCAAGCGATGCGATTACAATCCCACAAATCGGGATCTCCCGTGCTGACGGTCACCTTCTCAGAGATGCTCTTGAAGCTGGAGAAGACGTAACAGTTGCCTTTGAAGGGGAAGAAGAGCTTGCTCCAAACCCTGATGCAGGCAAACTGTCCAACTTTACATCATGGGGTCTGACTCCAAACCTTGATTTCAAACCTGAAATTACAGCTCCAGGCGGTAACATCCTTTCCACGATCCAGGGTGGCGGATACGGTTTGATGAGTGGTACGTCTATGGCTGCCCCTCACGTAGCGGGCGGTAATGCGCTGATTCTTGAGCGTGTGGACACAGAATTCGGTTACGAAGGCTATGATCGTGTTCAGATGGCGAAAAACCTTCTTATGAACACAGCTGTACCGAAAGAAGACCTGGGACTTGTTAACACAGCATTTGGCTGGGAGCTTCCATACTCTCCAAGACGCCAGGGTGCTGGTGAAATGGATCTTCATGCTGCAAACGAAACGCCTGCTGCTGTTGTAGATCCTGAAACAGGCGAAGGTAAAGTGGCTCTTCGTCAGGTAAACGACGAAGTATCGTTCGACCTTGAGCTTCACAACTTCAGTGAAGACGAACTTACGTATGACCTTTCAGCTGTTCTTCAGACAGATTTTGTAGCCTACGGTGAACTCGGCTGGGAGCCGGACACGCTTGAGGCTATGCCTGTTGATAACGTAGACGTTTATACACATGTAAATGGAGACGCTGCTGACAGCCTGACTGTTGCCGGTAACGGTACAGCGACTGTTACAGTTGAATTCGATCTTTCCGATGCGATGCATTATGACCTTGCAACGGACTCCTATGTAGCAGTTGCCGATTCCTTCGAAAACGGCTACTTCATTGAAGGATTTGTTTCTTTCGAAGATCCTACTGATACAAACCCTGAGCTTTCTGTACCATTTGTCGGCTTCAATGGCGACTGGGGTGCGGTACCGATCTTTGACGAAGACGGATTCTATCAGCCGCTTTACGGTGTTGAGATCAACACACTGTTCGGTGCTGGATCCAAAAACTTTGACGGGTACCATGCATTCAACCCTGAGCTTGGTGACGTGTTCCCGATCATTACCCTTCTTCGTAATGCGAGAACAGTAGAATTCAACGTCCTGAGTGAAGATGAGGACAAATTGCGCACGATCCGTACACAGAACTATGTGCGCAAAAACTTCTACGACCGCGGTGCCGGCCAGCCGATCCATCAGTTCACTGCAGCTGCATGGGACGGTACAGTTTCAGGTAACCAGGTTGAAGATGGCGCTTACTACTACGAGCTTCGCGGAGTTGCGGATTTCCCTGGTGCTGAGTACCAGAGCTTCAAGATCCCGACGCTTGTAGACACAGTGGCGCCTGAAGTTGAAGCAAGCTTTGACGAAGACACCCACACCATCCACTGGACTGCAACAGACAGTGGAAGCGGCGTGAGCAGCTTTATTGTAACAATTAACGGTGAGCCTGTATCTGAACTGCCGATCCCGGCTGTAGAAGGTCAGGAAGAGTATTCTCTTGAAATCGACGGACTGCCAAACAGAGCAGACATCGAAGTTATGGCATTTGACTTTGCCGGTAATATGGATTCCGACGTGGTAGAAGGTCTAGGTGACAGAGACTCTCTTGCGCCGATCATCTACATTGACTCTCCGGATCTTCTCGCTGCTTATGCGACACATGATATTCCTGTAGCAGGATATATCGCCGGTGGAGCTGAACTTACAGAGTTTACTGTAAATGGTCAGGACATTGATGTAACTTACAACTCGACCGAACAGGTATACGAGTTTAACTCAACGGTTAACGTCGGCGAAGATGATGTGCACGATATCTTCTTCAAAGCCGTTGACGAAAACGACCGGGAATTCACACTGAACCGTCAAATTTTCGTCGATACAGAAGCACCTCACATTCATGTGGATGTTCCTGCGATTACCACTGCTGATTCTGTAACAATGGATCTTACACTTATGGACAACTTCGATGAGCTTCGTCTCTATGTTGACGACAGCGAAGTGTTCTTCCATGAGCTTGTGGCTCCATACGAAAAACGCGCACTCGAAGTTGATCTTGAGCACACTGTAAGCCTTAACCAGGGTGTAAACACGTTCGAACTTCGCGCGGTTGACATTGCCGGAAATGAAACAGTCGAGCATGTTTCCGTAAACAAAGTCGACGAAGCAGCTGATGCTGTGAACCGTCTGTACGGTGAAAACCGTCTTGAAACAGCTGTTGAAATTTCCCAGGCTGGATGGGATGCTGCTGACACTGTTGTGATCTCAAACTCCAACAGCTATGCTGACTCCATCACAGGTGCACCGCTTGCGTATCACTACGATGCTCCGGTTCTCCTGACTCGTACTAACGCGCTAAGCGCAGGTGTTCTTTCCGAGATCGACCGTCTTGGTGCAGACCATGCGATCGTTCTTGGCGGCGAAGCAGCGGTAGGTGCCGGTGTTATTGCACAGCTTGAAGCACAGGGACTTTCTGTGGATCGTATTGCCGGTGAAAACCGTTACGAGACTGCAGAAGAAATTGCTTACCATCTTGATCAGCACAGAGATATCGACAACGCTGTTGTTGTAAACCGCGGAAACTTCCCGGATGCCCTTTCCGTGGCACCTTTTGCAGCAGCACACGGCATGCCGATCCTTCTTGCTAACGAAGAACGTGTACCTGAGTCCACTCTTCGTATGATTAACCGCTTCAATGTGGATACAACATACGTAATTGGTGGAGAAACTGTACTCGGTGACGATGTATTCAACTCCCTTCCATCTGCACACCGTCTGAGCGGTGCAAACCGTTACGACACGAACGTGGAAGTACTGAACTACTTCGGAACTGATTCTGATGAAGTATTCGTAGCGACAGGCAGAAACTTTGCCGACGCTCTTGCAGGATCTTCTCTTGCAGCGAAGCACGGTGCAGGAATTGTTCTTGCAGGCGGAAGCCTGACTGCCGCAACAGAGAGCTACCTGTCTGATCTGAACTTCAACCAGGTAACGATCTTCGGTGGACCGCACGCCGTAAGCGAAGCTGTTGAAGCTGAGCTTGTTGCAATCGTCCAGGAAAAACTTCACTACTAA
- a CDS encoding cell wall-binding repeat-containing protein yields MRNSFYLMLVVFLLGSIALPAQTEAGENGEPVVTVELIRDLSGASQANFTLNGGYTFPEAHEDMFDGLSAFTLKAESGAVALYEGNQKRGELGSSITISPEARANLMGVNQRQYHGSMTIQANSNGSLSFYNDVYLEDYVKGVVPFEMPAGWHEEALKAQSIAARTYVATHNYSVVDTVSHQVYGGYDPTRLPGKINEVVNATAGEVLTYNGNLAQTFYSSSNGGHTESNTGAWGSPQIPYLQAVEDPYDPQIAWGTSFQAKQLNLDQVDRFDPDAWWNDIEEDNPALSNRIASYMKNQPTVPSQSDIKVVSVNDLGFSPERTDGGRVVNSYMSVDYIEKAADGYVLNSDGSIRVQTFETSQIAGSAMRTMIGLSDMRTLLVDSVTAPSSVETTRVSGENRIQTAVKVSKNLYPDGFPVNHEKKTVFVSTSAEFADALSAGPLAKQEGNAPILLNSSDRLRTEVKKEIERLGAERIVILGGEQAISEEVAAEMGGLQGNPSVDRIAGENRYVTNQLINSELESVNGVFVASGSDFADALGSAPVASINNWAIVLTSSGTLRGETQIQIEQTSQLPLKLLGGSSAISENVFNEVKGINSSAERLGGENRYETLALVLNEFKDDFNQEELLVSTGRNFPDALTAATLSGKTGAPLVLTGSTLHDSTKDFTGNLEDVSQLTVLGGTAAVPETITDEIEEILGARITSITLTGYGFGHGVGMSQYGARERANAGHTYNQIIAFYYQGTQLTDLY; encoded by the coding sequence ATGAGAAATTCGTTTTATTTGATGCTTGTTGTCTTTCTGCTCGGCAGTATCGCACTGCCTGCTCAGACAGAAGCAGGGGAGAACGGGGAACCGGTGGTAACGGTTGAACTGATCAGAGACCTGTCAGGTGCTTCCCAGGCAAACTTTACTCTGAATGGCGGCTACACTTTTCCTGAAGCCCATGAAGACATGTTTGACGGACTTTCTGCTTTTACGCTGAAAGCAGAAAGCGGGGCTGTCGCTCTTTATGAAGGGAACCAGAAAAGAGGGGAGCTCGGCAGCAGCATTACGATTTCGCCGGAAGCCCGCGCAAATCTAATGGGTGTGAACCAGAGGCAGTATCACGGTTCCATGACAATTCAGGCAAACTCAAACGGATCACTTTCTTTTTACAATGATGTGTATCTTGAAGACTACGTCAAAGGGGTTGTGCCTTTTGAAATGCCGGCAGGATGGCATGAAGAGGCGCTGAAAGCACAGAGTATCGCTGCAAGGACCTATGTGGCCACCCACAACTACAGCGTAGTGGACACCGTCAGCCACCAGGTTTACGGAGGTTATGATCCAACTAGACTTCCGGGAAAAATTAACGAGGTTGTCAATGCTACAGCCGGAGAGGTTCTCACCTACAACGGAAACCTCGCACAGACGTTTTATTCTTCCAGTAACGGCGGTCACACAGAATCCAACACAGGCGCATGGGGAAGCCCGCAGATTCCGTACCTTCAGGCAGTGGAAGATCCATATGACCCGCAGATCGCCTGGGGAACCTCGTTTCAGGCAAAACAGCTAAACCTCGATCAAGTGGACCGGTTTGATCCGGACGCGTGGTGGAATGACATTGAAGAGGACAATCCCGCTTTGTCAAACCGCATCGCATCCTATATGAAAAATCAGCCAACGGTGCCGTCCCAGTCTGATATTAAGGTCGTATCTGTAAATGATCTCGGCTTTTCACCAGAGCGCACAGACGGTGGTCGTGTTGTAAACAGTTACATGAGTGTGGACTATATCGAAAAAGCTGCTGACGGCTACGTCCTGAACAGCGACGGCTCCATCCGTGTCCAGACGTTTGAAACGAGCCAGATTGCAGGTTCCGCTATGAGAACCATGATTGGTCTCAGCGATATGCGGACACTGCTCGTCGACAGCGTTACAGCACCTTCATCTGTTGAAACTACTCGTGTGAGCGGCGAAAACAGAATACAGACGGCCGTGAAAGTTTCAAAGAATCTTTATCCGGACGGCTTCCCGGTAAACCACGAAAAGAAAACCGTCTTTGTTTCCACTTCTGCTGAATTTGCTGATGCGCTCTCAGCTGGGCCGCTGGCAAAACAGGAAGGCAACGCACCAATCCTCCTTAATTCCAGTGACCGTCTCCGTACGGAAGTAAAAAAGGAGATCGAACGTCTCGGTGCCGAACGGATCGTGATTCTCGGCGGGGAGCAGGCCATTTCCGAAGAGGTTGCAGCAGAAATGGGCGGGCTGCAGGGAAACCCGTCAGTTGATCGAATTGCGGGTGAAAACCGTTACGTCACAAACCAGCTGATCAACAGCGAACTGGAGAGCGTTAACGGCGTATTTGTGGCTTCCGGCTCTGATTTTGCCGATGCGCTCGGATCGGCTCCCGTAGCTTCCATTAATAACTGGGCAATCGTACTCACTTCTTCCGGTACGCTGAGAGGGGAAACGCAGATCCAGATCGAACAGACAAGCCAGCTCCCGCTGAAGCTTCTTGGAGGAAGCAGTGCGATCAGTGAAAATGTATTTAATGAAGTAAAAGGGATTAACAGTTCCGCTGAACGTCTTGGCGGTGAAAACCGCTATGAAACACTGGCACTTGTGTTAAATGAATTTAAAGATGACTTTAATCAGGAAGAACTTCTTGTTTCCACAGGACGAAACTTCCCTGATGCCCTGACGGCTGCCACGCTGTCCGGAAAAACCGGTGCGCCGCTTGTACTCACAGGAAGCACCCTTCATGATTCCACGAAAGACTTTACCGGAAACCTTGAAGATGTGAGTCAGCTTACGGTTCTCGGCGGCACTGCAGCGGTACCGGAAACGATAACCGATGAAATAGAAGAAATTCTCGGTGCCCGGATCACATCTATTACTCTTACAGGCTATGGATTCGGACATGGGGTGGGAATGAGCCAGTACGGTGCCCGGGAACGAGCGAACGCCGGTCATACGTACAATCAGATCATCGCATTCTATTATCAGGGAACACAGCTGACAGATCTCTATTAA
- a CDS encoding YigZ family protein: protein MLSSYYTVKGYGEHEIVIQKSRFIAYVNRVVSAEEAAVFIAQIKKKHSDANHNCSAYMIGEQDLIQKANDDGEPSGTAGVPMLEVLKKRHLKDTVVVITRYFGGIKLGAGGLIRAYGSAASEGINTAGVVERSLAQIYQTSMDYTLLGKVENELRGSEFEIKKIHYLDRVTIETYVKDGDEDRFEGWLTDLTSGQCEFEKGEQVYLETDV from the coding sequence ATGCTTAGTTCTTATTATACAGTAAAAGGATACGGCGAACATGAAATCGTGATACAAAAATCCCGTTTTATCGCTTATGTGAACCGGGTTGTGTCTGCTGAAGAAGCAGCCGTCTTTATTGCTCAGATCAAAAAGAAACACTCGGATGCAAACCATAACTGCTCTGCCTACATGATCGGTGAACAGGACCTTATACAAAAGGCCAATGATGACGGCGAGCCGTCCGGTACAGCAGGTGTACCGATGCTTGAAGTGTTGAAGAAGCGCCACCTGAAAGACACTGTGGTCGTTATTACCCGTTATTTTGGCGGAATCAAGCTCGGTGCAGGAGGACTAATCCGGGCATACGGAAGTGCCGCCTCCGAAGGAATCAACACAGCCGGGGTAGTTGAGAGAAGCCTGGCTCAAATCTATCAGACTTCAATGGACTATACCCTCCTCGGAAAAGTGGAAAACGAACTGCGAGGCTCGGAGTTTGAGATTAAGAAAATTCATTACCTTGACCGTGTGACGATCGAAACCTACGTGAAAGACGGTGATGAAGACAGATTCGAAGGATGGCTTACCGATCTTACGAGCGGACAGTGCGAGTTTGAAAAAGGCGAGCAGGTGTATCTCGAGACGGATGTGTAG
- a CDS encoding sensor histidine kinase — translation MERQTEERSATEQLDDILNSMVETVGQSKEEIFAIGENSRTEYDRLKAETTQLQSKVLSLLEKTERMEHNSRFARNRLAEVSKHVSNYSDLQVKEAYEIANDYQVQLAVLRQEEKQLREKKDNIERRLMNLKGTLEKAETISAQINVVIHYLTGDLQNISDVVADAREMQKFGLKIIEAQEEERKRLSREIHDGPAQTMAHVMLRSELVERIYNEDGIEAALAEIKSLRGVVKSSLAEVRRIIYDLRPMALDDLGLVPTISKYLKNFQEQTGLNISFRNIGREIRLPSEMEVAIFRFIQESVQNAYKHADPKEVKVKIELEPTQALAVIKDDGKGFNPEEKKEGSFGLMGMRERVNMLDGQLTITSKPGDGTLIMVQIPITG, via the coding sequence ATGGAAAGACAAACAGAAGAACGCTCCGCAACCGAACAGCTCGATGACATTTTAAATTCAATGGTCGAGACAGTCGGTCAAAGTAAAGAGGAGATTTTTGCGATAGGTGAAAATTCCAGAACGGAATATGACCGGTTAAAGGCCGAGACCACCCAATTGCAGAGCAAAGTACTCTCTTTACTGGAGAAGACCGAACGAATGGAGCACAATTCCCGTTTTGCGCGAAACCGCCTTGCCGAAGTGAGCAAGCACGTCTCCAATTACAGTGATCTCCAGGTGAAGGAAGCCTACGAAATCGCCAATGATTATCAGGTGCAGCTCGCGGTTTTAAGGCAGGAGGAAAAGCAGCTTCGGGAAAAAAAAGATAACATCGAGCGCCGTCTGATGAATCTGAAAGGCACGCTCGAAAAAGCCGAAACCATTTCTGCCCAGATTAACGTGGTGATTCACTATCTGACCGGCGATTTACAAAACATCAGTGATGTAGTGGCTGACGCCCGTGAAATGCAGAAATTCGGTCTGAAAATTATAGAAGCCCAGGAAGAAGAGCGGAAGCGGCTATCGCGGGAAATACACGATGGACCGGCTCAGACGATGGCTCATGTGATGCTTCGTTCCGAACTCGTGGAACGGATTTATAATGAAGATGGCATTGAAGCAGCGCTGGCAGAAATCAAAAGCCTGCGCGGCGTAGTGAAGTCATCACTTGCTGAAGTCCGCCGGATTATTTACGACCTGCGTCCCATGGCCCTTGATGATCTCGGCCTGGTACCAACCATATCAAAATATCTTAAAAACTTTCAGGAACAGACCGGCCTGAATATCAGTTTCAGAAATATTGGCAGGGAAATCAGGCTGCCGTCTGAAATGGAAGTCGCGATTTTCCGTTTTATTCAGGAATCCGTGCAGAATGCTTACAAGCACGCAGATCCCAAAGAAGTAAAAGTGAAAATTGAGCTTGAGCCGACTCAGGCACTGGCAGTCATCAAGGATGACGGAAAAGGATTTAATCCCGAGGAAAAGAAAGAGGGATCCTTTGGTCTAATGGGCATGCGTGAGCGTGTAAATATGCTTGACGGACAACTGACGATTACATCCAAACCAGGGGACGGGACTTTAATCATGGTCCAAATCCCTATAACGGGCTGA